In Astatotilapia calliptera chromosome 16, fAstCal1.2, whole genome shotgun sequence, one genomic interval encodes:
- the LOC113008241 gene encoding uncharacterized protein LOC113008241, producing the protein MALITQKMDITFSLRRKEVVEMQPLVKEMQLRWPALFLKEQICAEFSRITTKDLMGTFMTALDTYSLRLIKLYRIRKAAFRNDMDSLLQKFDEQVSNIVQHRRTISLEGLPIFVRDDETKLFLTCLDTDPVERATRGVTVGILTVLEDYVGPNSQSTVVNTAIVLEEDIILDDLPDLPTAFAYLFGLLYGLNMEFPKELKYTFEAVQHIFMELTSTCSQRIRSFKTKLLTKV; encoded by the exons TTCTCTCTCAGGAGGAAAGAAGTTGTGGAGATGCAGCCCTTGGTCAAGGAAATGCAGCTCAGATGGCCAGCTCTCTTCTTGAAAGAACAG ATTTGTGCGGAATTCTCACGCATTACCACCAAGGATCTCATGGGGACCTTCATGACTGCCCTCGACACTTACTCACTTCGGCTGATTAAGCTGTATCGAATTAGAAAAGCTGCTTTCCGCAATGACATGGATTCCCTGTTGCAGAAGTTTGATGAACAg GTCTCAAACATAGTCCAGCATCGACGAACCATCAGTTTGGAAGGGTTACCGATATTTGTTCGCGACGACGAGACCAAACTCTTCTTAACATGTCTG gATACAGATCCAGTTGAGAGGGCAACCCGAGGTGTTACGGTGGGCATCCTCACTGTTCTGGAGGACTACGTGGGACCCAACTCGCAGTCCACAGTGGTCAACACTGCCATTGTTTTGGAAGAGGACATTATTCTTGATGATCTGCCAGACCTTCCCACTGCCTTTGCCTACTTGTTTGGCCTACTTTATGGGCTCAACATGGAGTTTCCCAAAGAACTCAAGTACACATTTGAAGCTGTGCAACACATTTTTATGGAGTTGACATCTACCTGTTCCCAGAGGATAAGAAGCTTCAAAACCAAGCTCTTAACCAAAGTCTAA